The Bradysia coprophila strain Holo2 unplaced genomic scaffold, BU_Bcop_v1 contig_193, whole genome shotgun sequence genome window below encodes:
- the LOC119075254 gene encoding extensin-1-like — translation MKNNRPPVSYNRPPVSYNRPPVSFDRPPVSYDRPSVSYDRPPVSYNRPPVSYNRPPDISYNRSPVSYDRPPVSYDRPPVSYDRPPVSYNRPPVSYERPPASYDRPPVSFNRPPVSFNRPPVSFNRPPVNFNRPPVSYNRQPVSYNRPPVSYNRPPVSFNRPPDISYDRPPVSYDRPPVSYDRPPVSYDRPPVSYNRPPVSYERPPASYDRPTVSYDRPTVSFNRPPVSYNRQPVSYNRPPVSFNRPPVSYDRPPVSYDRPPVSYDRPPVSYDRPPVSYNRPPVSYERPPASYDRPTVSFNRPPVSYNRQPVSYNRPPVSFNRPPVSFNRPPVSYNRPPVSFNRPPIS, via the exons ATGAA GAATAATCGACCGCCAGTCAGTTATAATCGACCGCCAGTCAGTTATAATCGACCGCCAGTCAGTTTTGATCGACCGCCAGTCAGTTATGATCGACCGTCAGTCAGTTATGATCGACCGCCAGTCAGTTATAATCGACCGCCAGTCAGTTATAATCGACCGCCAGACA TCAGTTATAATCGATCGCCAGTCAGTTATGATCGACCGCCAGTCAGTTATGATCGACCGCCAGTCAGTTATGATCGACCGCCAGTCAGTTATAATCGACCGCCAGTCAGTTATGAACGACCGCCAGCCAGTTATGATCGACCGCCAGTCAGTTTTAATCGACCGCCAGTCAGTTTTAATCGACCGCCAGTCAGTTTTAATCGACCGCCAGTCAATTTTAATCGACCGCCAGTCAGTTATAATCGACAGCCAGTCAGTTATAATCGACCGCCAGTCAGTTATAATCGACCGCCAGTCAGTTTTAATCGACCGCCAGACA TCAGTTATGATAGACCGCCAGTCAGTTATGATCGACCGCCAGTCAGTTATGATCGACCGCCAGTCAGTTATGATCGACCGCCAGTCAGTTATAATCGACCGCCAGTCAGTTATGAACGACCGCCAGCCAGTTATGATCGACCGACAGTCAGTTATGATCGACCGACAGTCAGTTTTAATCGACCGCCAGTCAGTTATAATCGACAGCCAGTCAGTTATAATCGACCGCCAGTCAGTTTTAATCGACCGCCAGTCAGTTATGATCGACCGCCAGTCAGTTATGATCGACCGCCAGTCAGTTATGATCGACCGCCAGTCAGTTATGATCGACCGCCAGTCAGTTATAATCGACCGCCAGTCAGTTATGAACGACCGCCAGCCAGTTATGATCGACCGACAGTCAGTTTTAATCGACCGCCAGTCAGTTATAATCGACAGCCAGTCAGTTATAATCGACCGCCAGTCAGTTTTAATCGACCGCCAGTCAGTTTTAATCGACCGCCAGTCAGTTATAATCGACCGCCAGTCAGTTTTAATCGACCGCCAATCAGTTAA